A genomic stretch from Anopheles nili chromosome X, idAnoNiliSN_F5_01, whole genome shotgun sequence includes:
- the LOC128728970 gene encoding uncharacterized protein LOC128728970, translating to MEDINLSLDEIIEKKKKNRTYTPANGSAPAAKGGKQYGRAHAQPAKTTPKRWPPNARENTANAGFNRKPKPVVDARLKIIQKQRAKIRDARDKLVQITRTSGDARLRLQRRIKDSGPRRLTRVLSVLPNNKGDGYITKSTLLSDHKGPVQDAATVLMKHFPYISGSSMSRRDLMEVDDDDPVMSVEQDDRKRPHRSKRSPVSMLSSVRTVHNDVFTLPSTMPPLPQFRTVRSVGTIPTPNPRMMSFTAQSTSNDPFGHYEMPRRPAGLTAASSSSMQPYEPFGSGTRPLRSILRTRSGSPSSISSTATGRISNMMPHLSPSMRARLERPPNPKESMGIFAKLPPDDYHYIPGKISSPGPAPNPASPPIVGYRIVVSNLHSSVTQLDIKELFEDIGDLLESRLVRPGVAEVIYRTLRDAEKAVDAYHNRQLDGQPMNCLLVNPRASNKPTAPAMKYGQ from the exons ATGGAAGACATCAATTTAAGCTTAGATGAGATCattgagaagaagaaaaagaatcgTACATATACACCCGCTAACGGTTCAGCACCAGCGGCCAAAGGCGGTAAACAGTATGGTCGCGCTCACGCACAACCCGCAAAGACGACACCCAAAAGATGGCCACCTAATGCCCGCGAAAACACTGCGAATGCGGGCTTTAACCGCAAACCGAAACCCGTCGTCGATGCACGCCTAAAGATCATTCAGAAGCAGCGTGCTAAAATACGCGACGCGCGCGATAAGCTAGTGCAGATCACACGCACCAGCGGCGACGCTCGTTTGCGTCTACAACGGCGGATCAAAGATTCTGGTCCGAGACGGCTAACGCGCGTACTGTCCGTACTGCCTAACAACAAAGGCGACGGTTACATCACAAAGAGTACGCTGCTATCGGATCACAAAGGCCCCGTACAGGATGCCGCAACAGTACTCATGAAACATTTTCCGTACATCAGCGGCTCGTCCATGTCCCGGCGCGACCTTATGGAggtggacgacgacgatcctGTGATGTCCGTTGAGCAGGATGATCGAAAGCGGCCACACCGCTCTAAACGGTCGCCGGTTTCGATGCTCAGCTCCGTGCGCACTGTGCACAATGACGTGTTCACTCTCCCCAGCACTATGCCACCGTTGCCGCAGTTCCGCACAGTGCGTTCCGTCGGAACCATCCCGACGCCTAATCCGCGCATGATGAGCTTCACCGCACAATCGACCTCGAACGATCCATTCGGCCACTACGAGATGCCACGCAGACCTGCCGGACTGACCGCAGCGTCCTCGTCGAGCATGCAACCGTACGAACCGTTCGGATCTGGCACGCGTCCGTTGCGCAGCATCCTGCGGACGCGTTCCGGTTCGCCATCATCTATTTCTAGCACGGCAACGGGCCGGATTTCGAATATGATGCCCCATCTGTCTCCGAGCATGCGCGCTCGGCTAGAGCGGCCACCGAACCCGAAGGAATCGATGGGCATCTTCGCGAAATTGCCCCCGGATGACTATCACTATATTCCAGGTAAAATCAGCTCGCCAGGTCCTGCACCTAATCCGGCGTCGCCGCCCATCGTGGGGTATCGGATTGTGGTCAGCAACCTACACAGCAGTGTTACCCAGCTCGACATCAAG GAGCTGTTCGAGGACATTGGGGATTTATTAGAGTCGCGATTAGTACGTCCAGGTGTGGCCGAAGTCATCTACCGGACACTACGAGACGCCGAGAAGGCAGTCGATGCCTACCACAACCGTCAGCTAGATGGCCAACCAATGAACTGTCTGCTTGTTAATCCGCGAGCCTCTAACAAACCGACAGCTCCCGCCATGAAGTATGGCCAGTAA
- the LOC128728676 gene encoding brahma-associated protein of 60 kDa-like — protein MAQRFPPAGGPPQRYGSPGVNLPVMRQYGPASSFGPRGYAPPSPMGVPSPQTQPLHQRPMQVGFQGAGMRGSPMPGSSSGGGKRGASDRNAAHAKHAEYQAKKKKKLADKILPQKVRDLVPESQAYMDLLAFERKLDSTIMRKRLDIQEALKRPMKQKRKLRIFISNTFYPGRDASEGGPSGMDPCQPMAGDGLVASWELRVEGRLLEDTSKVEPSKMKRKFSSFFKSLVIELDKELYGPDNYLVEWHRTHTTQETDGFQVKRTGDRNVRCTILLLLDYQPLQFKLDPRLARLLGVHTQTRPVIISALWQYIKTHRLQDAHEREYIACDKYLEQIFGCQRMKFAEIPQRLNPLLHPPDPIVINHVITVEGSQDGKQTACYDIDVEVDDSLKNQMSSFLMSTSSQQEIQTLDSKIHDTVETINQLKTNREFFLSFAKDPHTFIHKWIVSQKRDLKVMTDVVGNPEEERRAEFYYQPWTKEAVSRYFFTKVNQKRAELEQALGIRNS, from the exons ATGGCGCAACGTTTCCCCCCGGCCGGTGGGCCTCCGCAGCGTTACGGTTCACCCGGTGTAAATCTTCCCGTAATGCGTCAGTACGGTCCAGCGAGCAGTTTCGGG CCTCGAGGTTACGCACCTCCCTCTCCGATGGGCGTTCCGTCACCCCAGACACAACCGCTGCACCAGCGTCCTATGCAGGTTGGCTTTCAAGGAGCCGGAATGCGAGGATCCCCCATGCCGGGTAGCTCGAGTGGAGGAGGCAAACGAGGAGCATCTGACCGAAATGCAGCTCACGCAAAGCA CGCCGAGTACcaggcgaagaagaagaaaaagctcgCCGACAAGATCCTGCCGCAAAAGGTGCGCGATCTGGTGCCTGAATCGCAGGCATACATGGATCTGCTGGCATTCGAGCGCAAGCTGGACTCAACCATCATGCGCAAGCGGCTCGACATCCAGGAAGCGCTTAAGCGCCCAATGAAGCAGAAGCGCAAGCTGCGTATCTTTATCTCGAACACGTTCTACCCAGGAAGAGACGCGTCCGAGGGCGGTCCATCCGGGATGGATCCGTGCCAACCGATGGCCGGTGACGGGTTGGTCGCCTCGTGGGAGCTGCGTGTCGAGGGCCGACTGCTGGAGGACACCAGCAAGGTGGAACCGAGCAAGATGAAGCGCAAATTCAGCAGCTTCTTCAAATCGCTCGTCATCGAGCTGGACAAAGAACTATACGGGCCGGACAACTATCTGGTCGAGTGGCACCGAACCCACACGACACAGGAAACGGACGGGTTCCAGGTGAAGCGAACGGGTGACCGGAACGTTCGCTGCaccattttgctgctgctcgactACCAGCCGCTGCAGTTTAAGCTGGATCCGCGCCTAGCCCGATTGCTGGGTGTGCACACGCAAACGCGCCCCGTCATCATATCGGCGCTATGGCAGTACATCAAGACGCACCGGCTGCAGGACGCGCACGAACGCGAGTACATCGCATGCGACAAGTACCTTGAGCAGATCTTTGGCTGCCAGCGGATGAAGTTCGCTGAAATCCCGCAGAGGTTGAACCCGCTGCTGCACCCGCCAGATCCGATCGTGATTAACCACGTTATTACGGTCGAGGGCAGCCAGGATGGTAAGCAGACCGCCTGCTACGATATCGACGTCGAGGTGGACGATTCGCTCAAGAACCAGATGAGCAGCTTCCTGATGAGCACGTCGAGCCAGCAGGAGATCCAGACGCTCGACAGCAAGATCCACGACACGGTTGAGACAATCAACCAGCTGAAGACAAACCGGGAGTTTTTCCTCAGCTTCGCCAAGGATCCGCACACGTTCATCCACAAGTGGATCGTTTCGCAGAAGCGCGATCTGAAGGTGATGACGGACGTGGTCGGGAATCCGGAAGAGGAACGCCGGGCCGAGTTCTACTACCAACCGTGGACAAAGGAGGCCGTCTCGCGTTACTTCTTCACGAAGGTCAATCAAAAGCGGGCGGAACTCGAGCAAGCGCTTGGCATCCGGAACTCGTAG